The Streptomyces sp. NBC_00569 genomic sequence GCGGTAGAGGGCCGCCACATGGGGTTCGAGGGCCGAGCAGTCCTCGGCCAGCTTTCCGGCCGCCAGCTCCGCCGCGATGGCCTCCAGGCCGGCCCTGACCGGGTAGCTCTCCTCCAGGTCCGCGGCCGTCAGATTCCGCACCCGGACACCCTTGTTGGGGGCGGACTCGATCAGGCGCAGGCTCTCCAGTTCCCGCAGGGCCTCCCGCACGGGAGTCTGGCTGACCTCCAACTCTGTCGCGATGCGGCGCTCCACGATGCGCTCGCCCGGCTTCCAGCGCCCGCTGACGATCCCCTCGACGATGTGCTCGCGGATCTGTTCGCGCAGCGAGTGGACGACGGGCGCGGTCATGATGGCTCCTCCAGAGGGGGCACAGACCCCAAGGTGCATTGACCTCTAGACAATACGGCGGCGCCCCCGTCCGGAAGACCTTCGGACGGGGGCGTACGCGCTGATGAGACGAGAGTTACAGGCCGAGCTCGACCTCGAACTCGCCGGCCTCCAGGATCGCCTTGACCGTGGTCAGGTAGCGGGCGGCGTCCGCGCCGTCCACCAGACGGTGGTCGTAGGAGAGCGACAGGAACGTCATGTCCCGGACGGCGATGGTCTCGCCGAGGTCCGGGTGGTTGATGACGACCGGACGCTTCACCGTGGCGCCGATGCCCAGGATCGCGGCCTGGTTCGGCGGCACGATGACGGTGTCGAAGAGCGCACCGCGCGAGCCCGTGTTGGAGATCGTGAAGGTCGCGCCGGACATGTCGTCCGGCGTGAGGCCGCCACCGCGGGCCTTGCCGGCCAGCTCGGCGGTCTTCTTCGAGATCCCGGCGATGTTCAGGTCGCCCGCGCCCTTGATGACCGGCGTCATCAGACCCTTCTCGGCGTCAACGGCGATGCCGATGTTCTCCGAGTCGAAGTACGTGATGGTGCCTTCGTCGTCGTTGATCCGGGCGTTGACGACCGGGTGGGCCTTCAGCGCCTGGGCGGCGGCCTTGACGAAGAACGGCATCGGGGAGAGCTTGACGCCCTCACGGGCCGCGAACGCGTCCTTCGCCTTGGCGCGCAGCTTCATCAGCTTGGTGATGTCGACCTCGACGACCGAGGTCAGCTGGGCCTGCGAGTGCAGCGCCTTCATCATGTTGTCGCCGATGACCTTGCGCATGCGGGTCATCTTGACCGTCTGGCCGCGGAGGGGAGAGACCTCCAGGGCCGGGGCCTTCGCGGCGGCCGGAGCGGCGGCGGGGGCCGGGGCGGCCTTCGCGGCCTCGGCGGCCGCGATGACGTCCTGCTTGCGGATACGGCCACCGACGCCGGTGCCCTTGACGGTGCCCAGGTCCACGCCGTTCTCCGACGCGAGCTTGCGGACCAGCGGGGTCACGTACGCGCCGTCGTCACCGGAGACCGCGGCGGGGGCCGGAGCCGCGGGGGCGACCGGAGCGGGAGCGGCGACCGGGGCGGGGGCCGGAGCAGCCGGAGCCGCGGGGGCGACCGGAGCCGGAGCCGGAGCCGGAGCGGCGGGGGCAGCCGGGGCAGGAGCCGGAGCGGCGGGGGCAGCCGGGGCAGGAGCCGGAGCGGCGGGGGCAGCCGGGGCCGGAGCGGCGGCCGGAGCAGCCGGGGCGGCGGGCGCGGCGGCGGCCGGAGCGGCACCGGGAGCACCGATGACGGCCAGCTTGGCGCCGACCTCGGCGGTCTCGTCCTCGGCGACGGAGATCTCCAGGAGAACGCCGGCGACGGGGGAGGGGATCTCGGTGTCGACCTTGTCCGTGGAGACCTCGAGCAGGGGCTCGTCCTCCGCGACCTCCTCGCCGACCTCCTTCAGCCAGCGGGTGACGGTGCCCTCGGTGACGGACTCGCCGAGAGCGGGCAGCACGACGTCGGTGCCGGAAGCGGCACCGGCGGGGGCGGCCGGAGCGGCCGGGGCGGCGGCCGGGGCCGCGGGGGCCTCGGCCACGGGGGCCGGAGCGGCGGCCGGGGCCGGGGCCTCGGCAGCGGCGGGGGCCGGGGCGGCGGCGGGCGCGCCCGTGCCGTCGTCGATGACGGCGAGCTCGGCGCCGACCTCGACGGTCTCGTCCTCGGCGACCTTGATGGAGGCCAGGATGCCGGCGGCGGGCGAGGGGATCTCGGTGTCGACCTTGTCGGTCGAGACCTCGAGCAGCGGCTCGTCGACCTCGACGCGCTCGCCCTCGGCCTTCAGCCAGCGGGT encodes the following:
- the sucB gene encoding 2-oxoglutarate dehydrogenase, E2 component, dihydrolipoamide succinyltransferase yields the protein MSVSVSLPALGESVTEGTVTRWLKAEGERVEVDEPLLEVSTDKVDTEIPSPAAGILASIKVAEDETVEVGAELAVIDDGTGAPAAAPAPAAAEAPAPAAAPAPVAEAPAAPAAAPAAPAAPAGAASGTDVVLPALGESVTEGTVTRWLKEVGEEVAEDEPLLEVSTDKVDTEIPSPVAGVLLEISVAEDETAEVGAKLAVIGAPGAAPAAAAPAAPAAPAAAPAPAAPAAPAPAPAAPAAPAPAPAAPAAPAPAPAPVAPAAPAAPAPAPVAAPAPVAPAAPAPAAVSGDDGAYVTPLVRKLASENGVDLGTVKGTGVGGRIRKQDVIAAAEAAKAAPAPAAAPAAAKAPALEVSPLRGQTVKMTRMRKVIGDNMMKALHSQAQLTSVVEVDITKLMKLRAKAKDAFAAREGVKLSPMPFFVKAAAQALKAHPVVNARINDDEGTITYFDSENIGIAVDAEKGLMTPVIKGAGDLNIAGISKKTAELAGKARGGGLTPDDMSGATFTISNTGSRGALFDTVIVPPNQAAILGIGATVKRPVVINHPDLGETIAVRDMTFLSLSYDHRLVDGADAARYLTTVKAILEAGEFEVELGL
- a CDS encoding GntR family transcriptional regulator → MTAPVVHSLREQIREHIVEGIVSGRWKPGERIVERRIATELEVSQTPVREALRELESLRLIESAPNKGVRVRNLTAADLEESYPVRAGLEAIAAELAAGKLAEDCSALEPHVAALYRADQEADGTGQVRHTVAFHRELVRAAGNSVLLHTWEGLGIEVFTALSIRWLGTVQQSYAEEHEALVAAFRRRDPAIAELVKAHVLGCAPRA